In the Parcubacteria group bacterium genome, CATTCTCACATGTTATTTTTACAGAGGTACAAAAGGATGTTACTATGGTGGCATAGATTGACAGGCAAATTCTTTTACACAACATCGGATCACATTTTTTATTTTGCGATGTAAGAATTAACAATACGCTTATGATGGAACTTGAAGATAAGATCAAAGGGGTAATTGCCGGGCTTTTTGGATCGATCATTGCCAGTTTTGGCGTTGCTTTGGGCGCATCTCTTTTGACAACGAATTATTGGACGGTGATACTCTCCGGCTTGATCGTCGGTTTGGCCAGTAGTTTTGCCAATGCTTTTGGGCCGTTGGTTTCCAGTACGCGTATGCATAATTCTCAAATGTGTTCCAGTGATGATCTGGGACAGGCCTTTGGATCATGTTTTCTTACATTTATCTTTGTCGGGATGCCTCTTATTTCTTATGTGTTGATCAATGATCTTTCACTTGCAAGGATCATCTCGATCATCACGGGACTGGTGCTTCTCTTTATTCTCGGTGTACATGAGGCGCAACTGGAGCATCGATCCCCGTTGGTCTTTGGTTTCACCATGATGATGGTTGGCGTTGTTTGCGCATATGTTTTTTACCTTTTGGCCAATCTGCTGAAATAAAAGCATTATATCGGTACTTGACTTTTATGGGTCTGACTCTCTATTATGGCAGAAAGAGATTTCGCATAGGTTCTGGTAGGCTGCTTTTGGGATATTTTACCTAACAAATTTTTAGGGAGGAATGATCATGAAGGAGTGTACGTGCGATAACAGACATTGTTGCTGTTGTTCTCATACCAAAAAAGAAACGATCTATAGCCAAAATGAGTTTGGGCATAAGTTTTCTTTTGAAAGAATAACGTGTGCTGACTGCGGGAAATGGATCACGGATAAACGGTGTTGACGTATTTCTTCTGTTCTTTTGTCCAAAATAATGCTACCGATGCTGTACTTGCAGAGGTAGCATTTTATTTTCTATAGAGGATCAACTTATAAATGTTGACACGTGACTTATTATCTGATTTACTTGAGTATCAGTTGTTTACCAATCACATAATAATACGGAGGTGATTATGTCTGAAAAGCACTATACATTGAACGGTTCGGCAATGGGCATTATTTTGAAAGAGCTCGTGAGAAGGGCGATCGTTGTGGCTCGCAGGCAGATCAAAAATTTTGAGGTGACAAAAAAAGAGGGGTATAGCGGAAATATGGATGACGTTTTTACATCAGCGGATCGAATGGCACAAGAGATCTATGTAAAACTGCTCCA is a window encoding:
- a CDS encoding VIT1/CCC1 transporter family protein, with translation MMELEDKIKGVIAGLFGSIIASFGVALGASLLTTNYWTVILSGLIVGLASSFANAFGPLVSSTRMHNSQMCSSDDLGQAFGSCFLTFIFVGMPLISYVLINDLSLARIISIITGLVLLFILGVHEAQLEHRSPLVFGFTMMMVGVVCAYVFYLLANLLK